The following are from one region of the Pocillopora verrucosa isolate sample1 chromosome 3, ASM3666991v2, whole genome shotgun sequence genome:
- the LOC131797660 gene encoding pachytene checkpoint protein 2 homolog, producing the protein MEQVHDLSEALPLQAPLTYHAEVLQDPCSTARSAVIKEHVRKFLMCEATVYGDTTFTEFTDGFLTEHVKSVSVCDTDLVSKERQSNLKNCKLAIHVFQLHDDGPATEELEEDIAAANHWLLPSDDFHGIWESLIFDSDVKAQLINYAMTTLLFSDRGVNSNIISWNRVILLHGPPGTGKTSLCKALAQKLSIRLSDRYSYGQLIEINSHSLFSKWFSESGKLVMKMFQKIQELIDDKDALVCVLIDEVESLTAARKSAMQGQEPSDAIRVVNALLTQIDHIKRFPNVIILTTSNVTGAIDLAFVDRADIKQYIGPPSVNAIFSIYHSCIAELMRAGIISPVQQILGIRDLEVLRFVHNDATNLSLELLEIARKSHGLSGRTLRKIPFLAHARHVQTPAVALAAFLSALSWTVDKQFEDRENLKNDD; encoded by the exons CACAGCTCGCTCTGCTGTTATAAAAGAGCATGTGAGGAAATTTTTGATGTGTGAAGCAACTGTTTATGGTGACACTACCTTCACGGAATTCACAGATGGATTTTTGACAGAACATGTGAAATCTGTGAGTGTCTGTGACACAGATTTGGTGTCTAAAGAGAGACAG AGTAATCTCAAGAATTGCAAACTTGCAATCCATGTTTTCCAATTGCATGATGATGGACCAGCAACGGAAGAGCTGGAAGAAGACATAGCAGCAGCAAATCATTGGCTTCTGCCCTCTG ATGATTTTCATGGAATTTGGGAAAGTCTGATCTTTGATTCAGATGTCAAAGCCCAG ctgATAAACTATGCAATGACAACATTACTCTTCTCAGACAG GGGTGTGAACAGTAACATAATATCATGGAATAGAGTGATTCTCCTTCATG GTCCGCCAGGAACTGGGAAGACATCCCTTTGCAAGGCTCTGGCTCAAAAACTGAGCATTAGATTGTCAGATCG GTATTCATATGGGCAGCTGATTGAGATCAACAGCCATAGCTTATTTTCAAAGTGGTTTTCAG AGAGTGGCAAGCTTGTGATGAAGATGTTCCAGAAAATCCAAGAACTAATTGATGACAAAGATGCACTGGTTTGTGTCTTGATCGATGAG GTTGAGAGTTTGACTGCAGCTCGGAAGTCTGCGATGCAGGGCCAGGAGCCCTCAGATGCAATAAGAGTAGTGAATGCTCTGCTTACACAAATTGATCACATTAAAAG GTTTCCTAATGTAATTATCCTCACCACCTCTAATGTAACTGGAGCCATAGACTTGGCATTTGTGGACAG GGCAGATATCAAACAGTACATCGGACCTCCGTCTGTAAATGCAATATTTTCCATATATCATTCCTGCATCGCTGAGCTTATGAGG GCAGGGATAATTTCTCCTGTGCAACAGATACTTGGCATAAG GGACTTGGAAGTGTTACG tttTGTCCATAATGATGCTACAAACTTAAGCCTGGAGCTTTTAGAAATAGCGAG GAAGAGTCATGGACTGAGTGGCAGGACCCTCAGAAAGATTCCATTTTTGGCACATGCTAGACACGTTCAG ACTCCTGCTGTCGCGTTGGCAGCCTTTCTGAGTGCACTTTCATGGACGGTGGATAAACAGTTTGAAGACCGAGAGAATCTGAAGAATGACGACTGA